A stretch of DNA from Nitrospira sp. KM1:
CGGCCAGTACGCGATGCGGCTGTGGGTCAAACCCGATCAACTGGCCAAGTTGGGACTGACGGTTATCGATTTGACGAATGCCATCAACACGCAAAATACCGTGAATCCCGCGGGCCAAGTCGGCGCGGAGCCGGCGCCGCCGGGACAGGAGTTCACGTACACGGTGCGCGCACAGGGCCGCCTCGTGACAGAGGAGGAATTCGGCAACATCGTCGTGCGTGCGAATAACGACGGATCGTTCGTGCGGATCCGGGATGTTGCACGCATCGAGCTCGGCGCGCAGGTGTACAACGTTCTTGGCCGCATGAACGGGTCTCCTGCCGCCGTCATTGCCGTCTATCAACTTCCCGGCTCCAATGCCATCGACACCGTCCAGCGGTTACGTACGCTCATGGCCGAGATGCGGGAGCGGTTTCCGGACGATCTGGATTACGTGGTGTCGCTGGATACGACGCTGGCGGTGCGGGAGGGGCTGCACGAGATTCTGACGACGCTGTGGGAGGCCATTGTGTTGGTCATTCTCGTGGTGTTCGTGTTTTTGCAGAGCTGGCGGGCGACGTTGATTCCGCTCTTGGCCGTGCCGGTGTCGCTGATCGGCACGTTTGCGATCTTTCCGCTGCTGGGCTTTTCCATTAATACGTTGTCCCTCTTTGGGTTGGTGCTGGCGATCGGGTTGGTGGTGGACGATGCGATCGTGGTGGTGGAGGCGGTGGAGCATCACATCGAGCAGGGCATGGGCCCGCACGAGGCGACCTTGAAGGCGATGGAGGAGGTGTCGGGGCCGGTGATCGCGATCGCGTTGATCCTGACGGCGGTGTTCGTGCCGACGGCGTTCATTCCGGGGATTACGGGGCGGCTGTATCAGCAGTTTGCGGTGACGATCGCGGTGTCGGTGCTGCTGTCGGCGGTGAACGCGCTGACGTTGAGTCCGGCGCTGGCGGCGTTGCTGTTGAAGCCGAAGCGGCCGCTGGGGGGCTGGCTGGGCGGATTCTTCCGCTGGTTCAACGGGGCGTTTGAGCGGCTGACGGAGCGCTATGTCGGCGTGTGCGGGGTGCTGATGCGCAAGGCGGGGCGGACGATGGTCGCGCTGGCGCTGATCACCGTAGCGGCCGGGGTGCTCGGCAGCCGCCTGCCCGGCGGCTTCATCCCGCTGGAAGACACGGGATATTTTCTCGTCAATGTGCAATTGCCTCCGGCGGCGTCGCTGCAACGCACGGATGTCGTGATGAGACAGGTCGATGCACTGTTGGCCGCAACGCCGGGAGTCGAATATTACACGACGGTCGCGGGCTATGGCGTGCTCAGTCAAACGTTCACGACCTACAATTCTGTGGTGTTCGTCGCGCTCAAACCGTGGGAGGACCGGAAGGCCGCGGAGGAGAAGTATCGCGCGATTCTCGTCTCCTTGAATCAGCGGTTGAGTCAAATGCCCGAAGCCGCGGCGTTTGCATTCCCGCCGCCGGCCATTCCCGGTGTAGGTACCACCGGCGCCGTGACGTTCTTGCTGGAAGACCGGACCGGACAACCTTTTTCCGTTCTGGCCGCGCAGACCACCAGGTTTCTCGATGCCGCGTCGAAACGGCCTGAAATGGCGCGGGTCGTGACCACGCTCATTCCCAGCACTCCACAATGGTTTGCCGATGTCGATCGTGACAAGGCATTGAAGCAGGGTGTGGCGTTGAAAGACGTGTACCAGACGTTGCAAACGTTCATGGGCGGGGCGTTCGTCAATTACTTCAATCGCTTCGGGAGGCTCTGGCAGGTCTACGTCGAAGCGGAACCGGAATACCGAACGAAAGCGGAGCAGGTCGGGCAGTTTTATGTCCAGAACAACGAGGGTCAGATGGTGCCCCTCTCGACCCTCGTCAACATGCGACCGATCGACGGCCCCGAATTTACGATGCGATTCAACGAGTATCGTTCCGCACAGATCAATGCCATGCCGGCGCCCGGATACAGCTCACGCCAGGTTATGGCCGCGTTGGAAGAGGTCTTTGCCCAAACGATGCCGAAAGAAATGGGTTTCGACTACATGGGCATGTCGTATCAGGAAAAGGTGGCAGCCGAAGGAGTGCCTCCGTCGGTCATCTTCGGATTTTCACTCCTCTTCGTTTTTCTCATCCTGGCCGCGCAATACGAGAGTTGGGCCCTGCCTGTCAGCGTGTTGATGGCCACGCCCATTTCAGTATTCGGCGCGTTCGCGGCGCTCTCTGCGATCGGCCTGGAAAATGACGTCTACTCGCAGATCGGGTTGGTGATGCTGATCGGGTTGAGTGCCAAGAACGCCATCTTGATCGTGGAATTTGCGCGGATGGAAGTCCAAAAAGGACGTCCTTACATGGAGGCGGCATTGACAGGCGCCCGCCTGCGTCTCCGGCCGATTCTCATGACGGCCTTTGCATTCATTCTCGGCGTCTTTCCGCTGGTTCTATCTTCCGGTGCAGGAGCGCACGCGAGGGTCATTCTGGGATTCACAGTGTTGGGGGGAATGTTTGCCGCGAGTGTTCTGGCGATTGTGGTGATTCCGGTCAGCTACTATCTGGTGGAAAAATGGTTTCCAGTGCATAAGCCGGTCGCACCGGCGCTCGTGCCTGGCTCCATTCCGGAGCCTGCGGAAGGAGGTCACTGAATCATGAAGCGAGAGGAGCGTGAATTGGCGAACGCACAAGGGAGCCAAGGACAAAAAACCCCGACCCGCTCTCCTGTCTTTCTGACATTTCCTGCAGCTCTTGCTTGTGTCATCGCGGCGCTGTCTGCCTGCAAGATGGGGCCGGATTACACCAGGCCTCAGACGCCTGCCGCCGATTCCTGGCGGCTGACCAGTTCGACCGCCGAATCGATAGCCAATCTCGCTTGGTGGGACCTGCTTCAGGACAAGGAACTGCAGAACCTTGTTCGCATCGCGCTCGCAGAAAATCAGGACGTGCGTACCGCGATGGCGTCCGTCGACCAGTATCGCGCCCAGCTGGTGACGACCAAATGGGATCTGGCTCCCTCGTTGGGCTACAGCGGCAGCGCCTTTTTGTATAACACCACGGGTAATGCGACGACCATTCCAGGCGGCGGGGGAGCCATTGTGATTCCGGGACAAGGAAGCACGGATGGCACGACGTTCTCGAACACGGTCGGCTTCGGAAACTTGAAATGGGAGCTGGACTTCTGGGGCCGGTTGAGGCGTGCAGTGGAATCATCGCAGGCGCAACTCTTTGCACAGGAAGAAAATCAGCGGGCGGTGATTCTGAGCCTGCTCGGCAGCGTGAGCGACGCCTACTTTTCGCTGCGGTCGCTCGATCTCCAGGTCGAGATTACGAAACGCACGCTCAAGTCGTGGGAGGAATCGGTCCGGCTCTCCCTGCTTCGGTACAAACAGGGGTACATCTCGAAACTCGATTTGGATCGATTCGAAGCGGAGAGGGCGGGTACGGCGGCAAAATTGGCCGAACTCGAAAAACAAGTCGGGCAGAAGGAAAATCAGTTGAGCGCGTTGTTGGGGAGAAAGCCGGCTGCGATCAATCGCGGATTGCCCTTGAGGGACCAGCCGATGCCGCCGATGGTGCCGGCGGGATTGCCGTCGGAACTGTTGCAGCGTCGTCCCGATCTCCTGCAAGCGGAGCAGACGCTCGCTGCCGCGACGGCCGGCATCGGAATGGCGCAGGCGCAGCGATTTCCGCAATTCGCGTTGACCGGAGCCATCGGCGGGGCGAACGCGAACCTGAACGGCAATTCGATCGGACCGCTGTTCATTCAGAATCTTGCCGCGTCATTGTCCGGCCCGCTGCTGAACGCAACGGCGTTGGGCTATCAGGTAACCATTAATGAAACCAAAGCGCAGCAGGCGGCGCTGCAGTACGAGAAAGCGATCATCAATGCGCTGAAAGAAGTCGAAGATGCCTTGATCGCCGTACAGAAAACTCGCGAACAGCGTATGGCGCAGGAGCAACAAGTGACGGCGTTGCAGTCGGCGCTCCTGCTGGCCGATCAACGCTATCAAGGTGGACGCGCCAGCTATCTCGACGTACTCACGAGTCAACGCAGTCTCTATGAATCGGAATTGGCTCTCGCCAAGACGCTCTACGTGCAGTTGGCGTCCGTCGTGCAACTGTACACGGCGCTGGGCGGAGGCTGGTCGGTGACGGACCATCCTGAGAATAATCTTCCTGATCCGCGCGTTCACAAAAAAATGTCGAGCTCGCAATAAAAATTCTTCTTTGGTCACGCATAGATCTTGACTCCCGGCTAAACTCCTGTTATCTTCCCGTTGCTTTTGTGCTCCTGCCTGTTGACCGCGCCTGACGGCGAGTCACGGTGCGGTTCCGAAGGGAAACTACCCGAAGATTTTTTGAGTGGGTCCCTTGACACGCTATGTCGCGCGCGTGTATAGTGCGCGGCTCGCGTGATGAGCGCGAGTGCGAAATGTTCTTTGACAACTGAATAGAGGAAGATGAGCAAAGGTGTAAGGTGTATTGAAGTGGTGGCCCTTGGTCCAATTTAAAAGCAACACCTATATGAGAGTTTGATCCTGGCTCAGAACGAACGCTGGCGGCGCGCCTAATACATGCAAGTCGAACGAGAATGTGTAGCAATACACATGTAAAGTGGCGAACGGGTGAGGAATACATGGGTAACCTACCCTCGAGTGGGGAATAACTAGCCGAAAGGTTAGCTAATACCGCGTACGCTTCCCGGACTTCGGTACGGGAAGGAAAGCGATACCGTGGGTATCGCGCTCTTGGATGGGCTCATGCCCTATCAGCTTGTTGGTGAGGTAACGGCTCACCAAGGCATCGACGGGTAGCTGATCTGAGAGGATGATCAGCCACACTGGCACTGCGACACGGGCCAGACTCCTACGGGAGGCAGCAGTAAGGAATATTGCGCAATGGGCGAAAGCCTGACGCAGCGACGCCGCGTGGGGGATGAAGGTCTTCGGATTGTAAACCCCTTTCGGGAGGGAAGATGGAGTGGGGTAACCCATTCGGACGGTACCTCCAGAAGCAGCCACGGCTAACTTCGTGCCAGCAGCCGCGGTAATACGAAGGTGGCAAGCGTTGTTCGGATTTACTGGGCGTACAGGGAGCGTAGGCGGTTGGATAAGCCCTCCGTGAAATCTCCAGGCTCAACCTGGAAAGTGCAGAGGGGACTGTTCAGCTAGAGGATGGGAGAGGAGCGCGGAATTCCCGGTGTAGCGGTGAAATGCGTAGAGATCGGGAGGAAGGCCGGTGGCGAAGGCGGCGCTCTGGAACATTTCTGACGCTGAGGCTCGAAAGCGTGGGGAGCAAACAGGATTAGATACCCTGGTAGTCCACGCCTTAAACGATGGATACTAAGTGTCGGCGGGTTACCGCCGGTGCCGCAGCTAACGCAGTAAGTATCCCGCCTGGGAAGTACGGCCGCAAGGTTGAAACTCAAAGGAATTGACGGGGGCCCGCACAAGCGGTGGAGCATGTGGTTTAATTCGACGCAACGCGAAGAACCTTACCCAGGCTGGACATGCAGGTAGTAGAAGGGTGAAAGCCCAACGAGGTAGCAATACCATCCTGCTCAGGTGCTGCATGGCTGTCGTCAGCTCGTGCCGTGAGGTGTTGGGTTAAGTCCCGCAACGAGCGCAACCCCTGTCTTCAGTTACTAACGGGTCAAGCCGAGAACTCTGGAGAGACTGCCCAGGAGAACGGGGAGGAAGGTGGGGATGACGTCAAGTCAGCATGGCCTTTATGCCTGGGGCCACACACGTGCTACAATGGCCGGTACAAAGGGCTGCAAACCCGCAAGGGGGAGCCAATCCCAAAAAACCGGCCTCAGTTCAGATCGAGGTCTGCAACTCGACCTCGTGAAGGCGGAATCGCTAGTAATCCCGGATCAGCACGCCGGGGTGAATACGTTCCCGGGCCTTGTACACACCGCCCGTCACACCACGAAAGTTTGTTGTACCTGAAGTCGTTGACGCCAACCGCAAGGAGGCAGACGCCCACGGTATGACCGATGATTGGGGTGAAGTCGTAACAAGGTAGCCGTAGGGGAACCTGCGGCTGGATCACCTCCTTTCTAAGGAGTACCTACTCCAAAGAAAATCCGGGCTAAGGGCCACCTCTTCAATACATCCTTGCACTCAAAGAAAATGTGAGGGTTCAGACGGCGAATCTCCGCAGTGGAGCGTTCGATACGAATACGGGCCCTGGTCGCTTCAGACTCAGCTGGGCCTGTAGCTCAGTTGGTTAGAGCACGCGCTTGATAAGCGCGGGGTCGATAGTTCAACTCTATCCAGGCCCACCACTGAGTCCTGATCCATCAGGCGTCGAGCGCCACGAATCAGGGCAAAGACTCTATCCTTCGAGTTTGGGGCTGTAGCTCAGTTGGGAGAGCACCTGCTTTGCAAGCAGGGGGTCGTCGGTTCAATTCCGTCCAGCTCCACCAAACCAAGCTTCGCTTGAGCCGCCGCGTTCGATCACATCGCGGCGGATAGGTACTTGGCCTCATGTAAGGTAGCTGGCTTTGCGTGACCCGTTGACCACCGCAATTTGCTTTCTACGAGTGTCGGGTCAACGGATAGTTTGTTTTAGATTATTATTGTTGCTCATCGTCCTCTAGGCAGTTCGCCAACGATCGCATCGTCGGCGTTGTTCTTTGACAACTGAATAGGTCTTGTTGAAAGACCATGTGTATCAGGAGCAAAGTGATTGTTAAGCTACTAAGGGTGTACGGTGAATGCCCTGGCATCAGCAGGCGATGAAGGACGTAGCTAGCTGCGATAAGCCTCGGGAAGCCGCAAGCAGGCCGTGATCCGAGGATGTCCGAATGGGGAAACCCAGGCGATGAATGCCGCCTATCCGCTTCTGAATTCATAGGAAGCGAGAAGCCCACGCAGGGAAGTGAAACATCTCAGTACCTGCAGGAACAGAAATCAAGTAGAGATTCCCCCAGTAGTGGCGAGCGAAAAGGGAACAGCCCAAACCATAGTGATGTCAAGCCCGTGTGCGTTGTCGCTATGGTGTTGTAGGTCTTTGTCGGACGGCGATACGGCGCCGTCGGCAAGTCAAAAACTAGGATCTTAGCAGAACGGTCTGGAAAGGCCGGCCAAAGAAGGTGACAGCCCTGTAGGCGACAAGACCCTAGCTTGCTGGATAAGGATCCTGAGTACCACGGGACTCGAGCAATCTTGTGGGAATCCGGGACGACCACGTTCCAAGGCTAAATACTCGCTGATGACCGATAGCGCACCAGTACCGTGAGGGAAAGGTGAAAAGAACCCCGGTGAGGGGAGTGAAATAGAACCTGAAACCGTACACCTACAAGCAACGAGAGGGCTATGCCCGCAAGGGAATGCCTGATCGTGTGCCTTTTGCTTAATGAGCCTGCGAGTTATCCTGCGTAGCAAGGTTAAGGCGAAAAGCCGGAGCCGTAGCGAAAGCGAGTCCGAATTGGGCATTTAGTTGCGTAGGATAGACCCGAAGCGAAGTGATCTACCCATGGCCAAGGTGAATCCGCCGTAACAGGCGGAGGAGGCCTGAACTGCTGTTTGTTGCAAAAAGCTCGGATGAGCTGTGGGTAGGGGTGAAAGGCTAAACAAACTTCGTAATTGCTGGTTCTCCCCGAAATGTCTAGAGGGACAGCCTCGTGTCAGCCGTAACGGAGGTAGAGCACTGGATGGGCTAGGGGCGTTCCAACGCTACTGAACCCAACCAAACTCCGAATGCCGTTACTGGACGCACGGGAGTGAGACTACGGGTGCTAAGATCCGTGGTCAAAAGGGAAATAGCCCAGACCGTCAGCTAAGGTCCCTAAGTACAAGCTAAGTGGGAAAGGTTGTAACGTCGCTCAGACAGCCAGGAGGTTGGCTTAGAAGCAGCCATCCTTTAAAGAGTGCGTAATAGCTCACTGGTCGAGCGATGTTGCGCCGAAAATATAACGGGGCTCAAGTTTGTCACCGAAGCTGCGGACGTTCACCGTAAGGTGAACTGTGGTAGGGGAGCATTCTCTCAGCTGTGAAGGTTGACCGACAAGGACAGCTGGAGCGGAGAGAAGAGATTATGCAGGCATAAGTAGCGATAAATGATGTGAGAATCATCATCCCCGTAAACCTAAGGTTTCCTGGCCTATGTTCGTCAGGTCAGGGTTAGTCGGATCCTAAGCCGAGGTCGATAGACGTAGGCGATGGAAAACAGGTCAATATTCCTGTACCACTGTGATGGCGTTATCAGCGAAGGGGGGACGCAGAAGGGTAGGCACCGCCGGGTCCCTGGAATACCCGGTCCAAGCTGGTAGGCGGGTCTCGTAGGCAAATCCGCGAGGCCGTTACCGCCGAGAAGTGATGGGGAGGCCGCAAGGCCATAAACGGGCTGATCCCATGCTGCCGAGAAAAGCCTCGTAGCGAGTCGTCATAGTGTCCGTACCGCAAACCGACACAGGTAGGTGGGTAGAATATACCAAGGGGCGTGAGAGAACACTCCCTAAGGAACTTTGCAATTTAGCCCCGTAACTTCGGGAGAAGGGGTGCCACGCGTAGGTGAGGGTGTACAATCCGAGCCGATCGTGGTTGCAATAAAGTGGCTCTAGCGACTGTTTACCAAAAACACAGGACTCTGCGAACACGGAAGTGGACGTATAGGGTCTGACGCCTGCCCGGTGCTGGAAGGTTAACCGGAGGAGTTAGCCGCAAGGCAAAGCTTTGAAGGGAAGCCCCAGTAAACGGCGGCCGTAACTATAGAACGGACCACTGTAGTTCCGTAACAAATCTGGCTAAATGCTGGAACACCCGGTGTATCCTCCGATACTCGCCATGAAATCGATGGCAGTGACAATTCGCGAGGTGCGGGCAATCAGCAGGAAAGACTCAGATGATGCTCAACGTAAACGAGATTCCATCGGAGATCGGTCATTACTTGGCGGGTTTTACTGATGGGGAAGGAAGTTTCAATGTGTCGTTCCGTCCTCGGAACGATTACAAGCTTCCTTGGAAAGTCTCCCTCTGTTTCAACATCTCCCAACGAGACGAAGTCATCCTAGCGCTTTTCAAACGGCACCTGGGGTGCGGGACGATGCGACAGAGACAAGATGGCGTCTGGTACTACGAAGTAAACAACTTCACCGCCATCGTCGAGAACGTGATCCCGTTCTTTGAGCGCTTCGGGTTTCTTTCCGCAAAGAAGAAGCGTGACTTTTCAAAATTCAAACAGCTGGCCGACATGATGCGACAAGGGCACCACCTGACGCAGAAGGGAATCGAAGAGATTCTGAAAGTTCGGCTGATGATGAATGATGGAGGAAAGCGACGCTACCTCGATGCGGACATCCTGAAACAATTTGAGAATCCTCAGAGACTATATGCCGGACCTGCCGAAACACTGCAGGATGAGATAGTCCGAACTGTAGGGCAACCTACAGAGCTTGGCAGAAATGACCAAGCCCTCACAGATTCAAATCTGTAAGAGCAACAACATTGAACGGTCCTAAGGTAGCGAAATTCCTTGTCGGGTAAGTAACATTGCCCGTGGCGGGAGCAATCCCGTTCAAGCAACCGGCTCAAATCGGTGGAGCCCACACGGCGCCTTGCAGGGGCGCTGCGGGTAATACCGAGGGTAAGATCGTCGCAGGACGATCCCCGTAACGACTCAGGGGTTGAGATCCCTGGATGGAATTGTCCCAATTCCATAACACGCCGGCCCTGAAGATTAATCGAAGCGATCACTCAAATCGTGGGTTTCAGGTGAACGTATAGTCTGTGCCGCAGGAAACTGCGGAAGTACATGAAGTTCCGACCTGCATGAATGGCGTAACGACTGGAGCGCTGTCTCGGGGAGTGACTCAGCGAATTTGTTGTTCCGGTGAAGAAGCCGGGTGCCCGCAACTAGACGGAAAGACCCTGTGCACCTTTACTACAACTTGACATTGGATGTTGGAAAGAGCTGTGTAGGATAGGTGGGAGCCTGTGAAGCTTGGCCGCTAGGTCGAGTGGAGGCGACGTTGAAATACCACCCTGATCGTTCTGATATTCTAACTCGGCCCTGTGATCCAGGGCGAAGACAGTGTCTGGTGGGTAGTTTGACTGGGGCGGTCGCCTCCCAAAAGGTAACGGAGGCGCCCAAAGGTTCCCTCAGGCTGGTCGGTAATCAGCCGTCGAGTGTAAAGGCAGAAGGGAGCTTGACTGCGAGAGCGACAGCTCGAGCAGGGACGAAAGTCGGGCTTAGTGATCCGGTGGTTCTGTGTGGAAGGGCCATCGCTCAACGGATAAAAGGTACGCCGGGGATAACAGGCTGATCTCCCCCAAGAGTTCACATCGACGGGGAGGTTTGGCACCTCGATGTCGACTCATCGCATCCTGGGGCTGAAGCTGGTCCCAAGGGTTAGGCTGTTCGCCTATTAAAGCGGTACGAGAGTTGGGTTCAGAACGTCGTGAGACAGTTCGGTCCCTATCTGTTGTGGGCGGAGGAGAGTTGAGAGGGGCTTTCACTAGTACGAGAGGACTGTGAAGGACGGACCGCTAGTGTGCCGGTTGTCGTGCCAACGGCAGTGCCGGGTAGCTATGTCCGGTGTCGATAATCGCTGAAAGCATCTAAGCGAGAAGCGTGCCTCAAGATAAGCTCTCCCGGGGCGTATGCCCCCTAAAGACCACTCGTAGACCACGAGTTTGATAGGCTGGGTGTGGAAGGTCCGTAAGGGCCGTAGCTAACCAGTACTAATCGGTCGTGCGGTTTAACATCCTTTGCTCCTGATAGACATGGTCTTCAACAATCACACGGTGAAATGCCGTGAAGACCTGTTCAGTGTTGAATGTTCCCGGTGGCCATACCGGAGGGGCCACACCCGTTCCCATACCGAACACGGAAGTTAAGCCCTCCAAGGCCGATGCTACTGCTGCCGTGAGGCAGTGGGAAAGTAGGACGCTGCCGGGTTACAAAAAGGAGCCTGCTGGTGAAAACCAGCAGGCTTTCTTGTTTTTGTAACCCGTTGCAGCGTCCGTGAGGAAAGTCGAAGGGTTTTATCCGGCGACGTTGATTGTTGGAGAAGAAGGCTAGTGGTGCTTATCCGCTGACTGCAATTACGATAAGGCGATATGAGTCAGCGGTACGAACAAAGTTCGGTTTAGTCCTCCGTACGAGCGAGCTTGGTTTGGACCTCTGCTGGGTTACAACAAAGGAGCCTGCTGGAGTAATCTAGCAGGCTCCTTTCATTTTCAAGCTGGCAGCGATGACTACTTTTCAGAGGGCCGAAAGACCGATCAAGCGTGATGAGCGGGTCCTGTCCTGCCGAACAGCCCCACCGTGCTCGCACCCCCGCCCGGTGTGGGGTCCCCCGCTGCGCACGGTGCCAGGCCACCGCAAGAAGAATGTTTCACCCGTCGGCTAAATCATAGACACGCGCTGCAATCGCTTGTTGATCGTAGCGCTCTCAACGAGTTCATTTCCGATGAGAATTTAGTTTCCACTTCAAACTGACTCTTTTTTCTTTGGAAGGATCGAACTCATCAGATCCTTTGGACATGATCAGTTGCTGACCTGTGCAGGTGAGGATCACGAGTTCGCACGTGTGTTGGTAGTTGAGCAATCGTGCCTTCTTCCATCCCGCATCTGTGTTGCCAATCCTTAACCAATCATTACGACGCAAGAACAATTTTGCCGAGGTTTTGATTAGTTGATCATAGAATCTAAAAGGACTGTCTTGGACGATCTCTCGCAAATGAGGACTGAACAATCGGTAATACTTAGAAGCGTCCCAAAATGGAAGCGTGGAAACAGGTTGATCAGGAAGAATGAGAAGCCATACGAAATAGCGAGGCATCCCGACTTCCCCAAGGAGATGTTTGCAAACTGTTCCCCAGTAGTACCACAGTTTACTATCATCGCTTTGATCTCCATGTGGTAAGAACAGATACAGTTGAGCTCTATCCAGTGATTCAACCTCAAAGAAATATTTTGGGTCATTCACACCACCATAGACGTAATCAACCATTTGCCGCTGCCCAATCTTCCAGTCCGGCGGAAACGCATTACTTATCTCTTTGTGTACAGGTAGGTTCAGTCTCTTGCCAGTCTGCCGTGCTATAGGAGGAAATACATTATTTACAAGGCGCTTTCGCTTGAGAAACTCAGGGAGGAAACACTGTCCTTTTTGCACAATGGGATTAGATTCAAGGCTCCTTTTAAGGGCCAGGAAAAATCGCTCCATAGAGGACCTCCAATCGTCAAATGGCGAGAGCACCCGTATTCAATGGAGGTCGAAATTGTATGTGCAGGGATCCCTCAATACAAGTGTAGCCTCGGCATCTCGCTTTCGGCGAACCACATCTGATCGGCAAGTTCGGCAGCCCGAACCTCCGCAACTCGCGATGCGAGGATCCTGTCCGACCTTGCCGTTTGTGACGAGGCGAATGAGGTGTAGCCAGATGCTAGGTCGCAGGTCCGAAAGAACCGGAGGTGTATTCGTTGGATACATTGAGGATTATTTTGGCACCGAGAACGACGAAGATGGCTGCAGATCGTTCGTCGCAGTAGAACGGTCAATGTCGCAGACTCCTAAGTCCACCATCCCGCTGGATAACTACCCTTCAGCTAAGCGGGAGAGAATGGAGCACTGCAATCGCTT
This window harbors:
- a CDS encoding efflux RND transporter permease subunit, which encodes MVRFFIHRPIVAMVIAIITVLVGIVSVLRLPVAQFPNLVPPEIQVQTTYLGADALSVEQAVATPLEQQINGVDHMLYMYSTSAGSGQMTLRVAFDLDTDPNTDQVLTQMRQTIAVPQLPEAVQRYGITNPKALSTPLMMLSLYSPKGTYDATFLANYAFININDPLTRVTGVGQVQLFGAGQYAMRLWVKPDQLAKLGLTVIDLTNAINTQNTVNPAGQVGAEPAPPGQEFTYTVRAQGRLVTEEEFGNIVVRANNDGSFVRIRDVARIELGAQVYNVLGRMNGSPAAVIAVYQLPGSNAIDTVQRLRTLMAEMRERFPDDLDYVVSLDTTLAVREGLHEILTTLWEAIVLVILVVFVFLQSWRATLIPLLAVPVSLIGTFAIFPLLGFSINTLSLFGLVLAIGLVVDDAIVVVEAVEHHIEQGMGPHEATLKAMEEVSGPVIAIALILTAVFVPTAFIPGITGRLYQQFAVTIAVSVLLSAVNALTLSPALAALLLKPKRPLGGWLGGFFRWFNGAFERLTERYVGVCGVLMRKAGRTMVALALITVAAGVLGSRLPGGFIPLEDTGYFLVNVQLPPAASLQRTDVVMRQVDALLAATPGVEYYTTVAGYGVLSQTFTTYNSVVFVALKPWEDRKAAEEKYRAILVSLNQRLSQMPEAAAFAFPPPAIPGVGTTGAVTFLLEDRTGQPFSVLAAQTTRFLDAASKRPEMARVVTTLIPSTPQWFADVDRDKALKQGVALKDVYQTLQTFMGGAFVNYFNRFGRLWQVYVEAEPEYRTKAEQVGQFYVQNNEGQMVPLSTLVNMRPIDGPEFTMRFNEYRSAQINAMPAPGYSSRQVMAALEEVFAQTMPKEMGFDYMGMSYQEKVAAEGVPPSVIFGFSLLFVFLILAAQYESWALPVSVLMATPISVFGAFAALSAIGLENDVYSQIGLVMLIGLSAKNAILIVEFARMEVQKGRPYMEAALTGARLRLRPILMTAFAFILGVFPLVLSSGAGAHARVILGFTVLGGMFAASVLAIVVIPVSYYLVEKWFPVHKPVAPALVPGSIPEPAEGGH
- a CDS encoding efflux transporter outer membrane subunit, which codes for MKREERELANAQGSQGQKTPTRSPVFLTFPAALACVIAALSACKMGPDYTRPQTPAADSWRLTSSTAESIANLAWWDLLQDKELQNLVRIALAENQDVRTAMASVDQYRAQLVTTKWDLAPSLGYSGSAFLYNTTGNATTIPGGGGAIVIPGQGSTDGTTFSNTVGFGNLKWELDFWGRLRRAVESSQAQLFAQEENQRAVILSLLGSVSDAYFSLRSLDLQVEITKRTLKSWEESVRLSLLRYKQGYISKLDLDRFEAERAGTAAKLAELEKQVGQKENQLSALLGRKPAAINRGLPLRDQPMPPMVPAGLPSELLQRRPDLLQAEQTLAAATAGIGMAQAQRFPQFALTGAIGGANANLNGNSIGPLFIQNLAASLSGPLLNATALGYQVTINETKAQQAALQYEKAIINALKEVEDALIAVQKTREQRMAQEQQVTALQSALLLADQRYQGGRASYLDVLTSQRSLYESELALAKTLYVQLASVVQLYTALGGGWSVTDHPENNLPDPRVHKKMSSSQ